In Morococcus cerebrosus, a single genomic region encodes these proteins:
- the gap gene encoding type I glyceraldehyde-3-phosphate dehydrogenase, which translates to MSIKVAINGFGRIGRLALRQIEKAKGIEVVAVNDLTPAEMLLHLFKYDSTQGRFQGTAELKDDAIVVNGKEIKVFANPNPEELPWGELGVDVVLECTGFFTSKTKAEAHIRAGARKVVISAPGGNDVKTVVYGVNQDILDGSETVISAASCTTNCLAPMAAVLQKEFGVVEGLMTTIHAYTGDQNTLDAPHRKGDLRRARAAALNIVPNSTGAAKAIGLVIPELNGKLDGSAQRVPVATGSLTELVSVLERPVTKEEINAAMKAAANESYGYTEDQIVSSDVVGIEYGSLFDATQTRVMTVGDKQLVKTVAWYDNEMSYTCQLVRTLEYFAGKI; encoded by the coding sequence ATGAGCATCAAAGTAGCGATTAACGGTTTCGGCCGCATCGGCCGTCTGGCATTGCGTCAAATTGAAAAAGCCAAAGGCATCGAAGTCGTCGCCGTCAACGACCTGACCCCTGCCGAAATGCTGCTGCACCTTTTCAAATACGACAGCACCCAAGGCCGCTTCCAAGGTACTGCCGAATTGAAAGACGATGCCATCGTAGTGAACGGCAAAGAAATCAAAGTCTTCGCCAATCCGAATCCTGAAGAATTGCCTTGGGGCGAATTGGGCGTAGACGTCGTCCTCGAATGTACCGGCTTCTTTACCAGCAAAACCAAAGCCGAAGCCCACATCCGCGCCGGTGCGCGCAAAGTCGTTATTTCCGCCCCCGGCGGCAATGACGTGAAAACCGTCGTATATGGCGTGAACCAAGACATTTTGGACGGCAGCGAAACCGTCATCTCCGCCGCTTCCTGCACCACCAACTGCCTCGCCCCGATGGCGGCAGTCCTGCAAAAAGAGTTCGGCGTAGTTGAAGGCCTGATGACCACCATCCACGCCTACACCGGCGACCAAAACACCCTTGACGCGCCGCACCGCAAAGGCGATTTGCGCCGCGCCCGTGCCGCCGCGCTCAACATCGTGCCCAACAGCACCGGCGCCGCCAAAGCCATCGGTCTGGTTATCCCCGAATTGAACGGCAAACTCGACGGCTCCGCCCAACGCGTCCCCGTTGCCACCGGCTCGCTGACCGAATTGGTTTCCGTCCTCGAACGCCCCGTGACCAAAGAAGAAATCAACGCCGCGATGAAAGCTGCCGCCAATGAATCTTACGGCTACACCGAAGATCAAATCGTTTCTTCCGACGTTGTCGGCATCGAATACGGCTCGCTTTTTGACGCCACCCAAACCCGCGTGATGACCGTAGGCGACAAACAACTGGTGAAAACCGTCGCCTGGTACGACAACGAAATGTCCTACACCTGCCAACTCGTCCGCACTTTGGAATACTTCGCAGGCAAAATCTAA
- a CDS encoding IS30 family transposase, with the protein MGYTQLTQDERYHIQYLSRHCTIAEIAKQLNRHKSTISREIKRYCIQGQQYSADKAQRQSRLTKQHRRKPYKLDSQLIQHIDTLIRRKLSPEQVCAYLHKHHGITLHHSTVYRYLRQDKSNSGTLWQHLRICSKPYRKRYGSTWTRGKVPDRVGIENRPAIVDQKTRIGDWEADTIVGKNQKSALLTLVERTTRYTIICKLKNLKAEDTARAAIRVLKAYKARVHTITMDNGKEFHQHTKIAKALKAKTYFCRPYHSWEKGLNENTNGLIRQYFPKQTDFRNISDREIRRVQDELNHRPRKTLGYETPSVLFLNLFQPLVP; encoded by the coding sequence ATGGGCTACACACAACTGACCCAAGACGAACGATACCATATCCAATACCTGTCCCGCCACTGCACCATCGCCGAAATCGCCAAACAGCTCAACCGCCACAAAAGCACCATCAGCCGAGAAATCAAGCGGTACTGCATCCAAGGGCAGCAATACAGCGCCGATAAAGCCCAACGGCAAAGCCGGCTGACCAAACAGCACCGGCGAAAACCCTATAAACTCGATTCGCAGCTGATTCAACACATCGACACCCTTATCCGCCGCAAACTCAGTCCCGAACAAGTATGTGCCTACCTGCATAAACACCACGGGATCACACTCCATCACAGCACCGTTTACCGCTACCTTCGCCAAGACAAAAGCAACAGCGGCACTTTGTGGCAACACCTCAGAATATGCAGCAAACCCTACCGCAAACGCTACGGCAGCACATGGACCAGAGGCAAAGTGCCCGACCGCGTCGGCATAGAAAACCGACCTGCTATCGTCGACCAGAAAACCCGCATCGGCGATTGGGAGGCCGACACCATCGTCGGCAAAAATCAGAAAAGCGCGTTATTGACCTTGGTCGAACGCACTACCCGCTACACCATCATCTGCAAATTAAAGAACTTAAAAGCCGAAGACACTGCCCGGGCGGCCATTAGGGTATTAAAGGCATATAAAGCCAGAGTCCACACCATCACCATGGATAACGGCAAAGAGTTCCACCAACACACCAAAATAGCCAAAGCCTTGAAGGCGAAAACCTATTTTTGCCGCCCTTACCATTCTTGGGAGAAAGGGCTGAATGAGAACACCAATGGACTCATCCGGCAATATTTCCCCAAACAAACCGATTTCCGAAACATCAGCGATCGGGAGATACGCAGGGTTCAAGATGAGTTGAACCACCGGCCGAGAAAAACACTTGGCTACGAAACGCCAAGTGTTTTATTCTTGAATCTGTTCCAACCACTGGTACCCTAG
- the gltX gene encoding glutamate--tRNA ligase produces MTVKTRFAPSPTGYLHIGGVRTALFSWAFARHHKGEFLLRIEDTDLARSTAESVNIILDGMKWVGLDYDNADNVVYQTRRFDRYKEVIAELLEKGAAYYCYCSKEELEAMREKAEKEGTATYDRRWRPEAGKTLPEIPADVQPVVRFKTPLDGVTQWTDLVKGEISIPNEALDDLIIARADGTPTYNFCVVVDDYDMGVTHVIRGDDHVNNTPKQINILKAIGANLPEYGHLPMILNEQGKKISKRSGDTVAITDFGAMGILPEAMLNYLARLGWAHGDDEFFTMEQFIEWFDLKDVSPSPSRMDLKKLYWINGEHIKITPNEKLAELVKPRLALRDIYDTAKPALEDVLALVKDRAQDLNTLADECLYFYVKQTPAEADVQKHWDNEAAARMLRFAERLEGLEDWNAEAIHDLFKPFCDEEGIKMGKLGMPLRLAVCGTAKTPSVDAVLALIGKEEVLKRIRS; encoded by the coding sequence ATGACCGTCAAAACCCGTTTCGCCCCCAGCCCAACCGGCTACCTGCACATCGGCGGCGTGCGCACCGCCTTGTTTTCATGGGCGTTTGCCCGCCATCACAAAGGCGAGTTCCTATTGCGTATCGAAGACACCGACTTGGCGCGTTCCACCGCTGAATCCGTCAACATCATCCTCGACGGCATGAAATGGGTCGGTCTCGATTACGACAACGCCGACAACGTCGTGTACCAAACCCGCCGTTTCGACCGCTATAAAGAAGTCATCGCCGAACTCTTGGAAAAAGGCGCCGCCTACTACTGCTATTGCAGCAAAGAAGAGCTGGAAGCCATGCGTGAGAAAGCCGAAAAAGAAGGCACGGCGACTTATGACCGCCGCTGGCGCCCCGAAGCAGGCAAAACCCTGCCCGAAATCCCTGCCGACGTGCAACCCGTCGTCCGCTTCAAAACGCCTTTGGACGGCGTTACCCAGTGGACGGATTTGGTCAAAGGCGAAATCTCCATTCCCAACGAAGCACTCGACGACCTGATTATCGCCCGCGCCGACGGCACGCCGACCTATAACTTCTGCGTCGTCGTGGACGACTACGACATGGGCGTTACCCACGTTATCCGCGGCGACGACCATGTGAACAACACCCCGAAACAAATCAACATCTTAAAAGCCATCGGCGCGAACCTGCCCGAATACGGCCACCTGCCCATGATTCTCAACGAACAAGGCAAAAAAATCTCCAAACGCAGCGGTGATACCGTCGCCATCACCGATTTCGGCGCAATGGGCATCCTGCCCGAAGCCATGCTCAACTATCTGGCGCGTTTGGGCTGGGCGCACGGCGACGACGAGTTCTTCACGATGGAACAATTCATCGAATGGTTTGATTTGAAAGACGTTTCCCCGTCTCCAAGCCGCATGGACTTGAAAAAGCTCTACTGGATAAACGGCGAACACATCAAAATCACGCCCAACGAAAAACTCGCCGAACTCGTCAAACCCCGCCTCGCCCTGCGCGACATTTACGACACGGCAAAACCCGCGTTGGAAGACGTGTTGGCACTGGTCAAAGACCGCGCCCAAGACCTGAACACGCTCGCCGACGAGTGCCTCTACTTCTACGTCAAACAAACGCCCGCCGAAGCGGACGTGCAGAAACATTGGGACAACGAAGCCGCCGCCCGTATGCTGCGCTTCGCCGAACGCCTCGAAGGGCTGGAAGACTGGAACGCCGAAGCCATCCACGACCTGTTCAAACCCTTCTGCGACGAAGAAGGCATCAAAATGGGCAAACTCGGCATGCCCCTGCGCCTCGCCGTCTGCGGCACGGCGAAAACCCCCAGCGTTGATGCCGTGTTGGCATTAATCGGCAAGGAAGAAGTGTTGAAACGGATTCGTTCTTAA
- the lpxC gene encoding UDP-3-O-acyl-N-acetylglucosamine deacetylase — MLQRTLAKSISVTGVGLHSGERVALTLHPAPENSGISFRRTDLDGEMGETIKLTPYLINDTRLSSTIVTDKGVRVGTIEHIMSALSAYGIDNALIELNAPEIPIMDGSSLPFIYLLQDAGVVDQKAQKRFLKILKPVEVKEAGKWVRFTPYDGFKVTLTIEFDHPVFNRSSPTFEIDFAGKSYIDEIARARTFGFMHEVEMMRAHNLGLGGNLNNAIVIDDMDVLNPEGLRYPDEFVRHKILDAIGDLYIVGHPIIGAFEGYKSGHAINNALLRAVLADETAYEWVEFSDDENLPSAFHELPAA, encoded by the coding sequence ATGCTGCAACGAACTTTGGCAAAATCCATCAGCGTAACCGGCGTCGGGCTGCATTCGGGCGAACGGGTCGCGCTGACCCTGCACCCCGCGCCTGAAAACAGCGGGATTTCCTTCCGCCGTACCGATTTGGACGGCGAAATGGGCGAAACCATCAAACTTACGCCCTACCTCATCAACGATACGCGCCTGTCGTCCACCATCGTAACCGACAAAGGCGTGCGCGTCGGCACGATCGAACACATCATGTCCGCGCTGTCTGCCTATGGCATCGACAATGCGCTGATTGAGTTGAACGCGCCCGAAATCCCGATTATGGACGGCTCCAGCCTGCCGTTTATTTATCTTTTGCAAGATGCGGGCGTTGTCGATCAAAAGGCGCAAAAGCGGTTTTTGAAAATCCTCAAGCCTGTCGAAGTCAAGGAAGCGGGCAAATGGGTGCGCTTTACGCCGTATGACGGCTTTAAAGTGACGCTGACCATCGAATTCGACCATCCGGTTTTCAACCGCAGCTCGCCCACTTTTGAAATCGATTTCGCGGGCAAGTCCTACATCGACGAAATCGCGCGCGCGCGTACCTTCGGCTTTATGCACGAAGTGGAAATGATGCGCGCCCACAATCTCGGACTGGGCGGCAATTTGAACAACGCCATCGTGATTGACGACATGGACGTTTTGAATCCGGAAGGTTTGCGTTATCCCGACGAGTTTGTCCGCCACAAAATCCTCGATGCCATCGGCGATTTGTATATCGTCGGACACCCGATTATCGGCGCATTCGAAGGCTACAAATCCGGCCACGCCATCAACAACGCTTTATTGCGTGCGGTTTTGGCGGACGAAACCGCTTATGAATGGGTGGAATTCTCTGACGATGAGAATTTGCCATCAGCCTTCCACGAGCTGCCGGCGGCTTGA
- a CDS encoding FKBP-type peptidyl-prolyl cis-trans isomerase, which produces MSGLIIEDLQEGHGKEAVKGKEITVHYTGWLEDGTKFDSSLDRRQPLTITLGVGQVIQGWDEGFGGMKEGGKRKLTIPAEMGYGARGAGGVIPPNATLVFEVELLKVYE; this is translated from the coding sequence ATGAGCGGTTTGATTATTGAAGATTTGCAGGAAGGCCACGGCAAAGAGGCCGTGAAAGGCAAGGAAATTACCGTACATTACACCGGTTGGCTGGAAGACGGCACCAAATTCGACTCCAGCCTCGACCGCCGTCAGCCGCTGACGATTACGCTGGGCGTGGGTCAGGTTATTCAAGGCTGGGACGAAGGTTTCGGCGGCATGAAAGAAGGCGGCAAACGCAAGCTGACCATTCCCGCCGAAATGGGCTACGGCGCACGCGGCGCGGGCGGCGTGATTCCGCCTAACGCAACGTTGGTGTTTGAAGTAGAGCTGTTGAAAGTTTATGAATAA
- a CDS encoding D-2-hydroxyacid dehydrogenase, translating into MNPLCIAVLDRDTLADRPFDFDFPHTLSSYGSTEAHQTAERIQGADIIITNKVVISAEHIAANPQLKLIALAATGVNNVDLAAAKQAGVSVCNIRAYGNESVAEHAFMMMITLMRNLPAYQRDVAAGLWENSPFFCHLGAPMRDLNGKTLAIFGRGNIGQTLATYAQAFKMKVVFVEHKHAETVRDGYVSFDEAVRTADALSLHCPLTPETANMIGEAELQQMKPGAILINCGRGGLVDEAALVAALKYGQIGGAGFDVLTQEPPRDGNPLLKARLPNLIVTPHIAWASQEAANRLFDILVDNINRFVAGNPQNLV; encoded by the coding sequence ATGAATCCACTGTGCATTGCCGTTCTCGACCGCGACACGCTTGCCGACCGTCCGTTTGACTTTGATTTTCCGCATACTTTAAGCAGCTATGGTTCGACTGAGGCGCATCAGACCGCCGAGCGCATACAGGGCGCGGACATCATCATTACCAACAAAGTCGTGATTTCCGCCGAACACATCGCCGCCAACCCGCAGCTCAAACTGATTGCGCTAGCCGCGACGGGCGTCAACAATGTTGACCTTGCTGCCGCCAAGCAAGCGGGCGTGAGCGTGTGCAACATCCGCGCTTACGGCAATGAATCCGTGGCGGAACACGCGTTTATGATGATGATTACCCTGATGCGCAACCTGCCTGCCTATCAGCGAGACGTTGCAGCAGGCTTGTGGGAAAACTCGCCGTTTTTCTGCCACCTCGGCGCACCGATGCGCGATTTAAACGGTAAAACACTGGCGATTTTCGGTCGCGGCAACATCGGACAGACACTGGCAACTTATGCACAGGCGTTCAAAATGAAGGTCGTGTTTGTCGAACACAAACACGCCGAAACCGTCCGCGACGGCTACGTTTCCTTTGACGAAGCCGTCCGCACTGCCGACGCGCTGTCGCTGCATTGCCCGCTCACGCCGGAAACGGCAAACATGATAGGCGAAGCCGAGTTGCAACAGATGAAGCCCGGCGCCATCCTCATCAACTGCGGGCGCGGCGGCTTGGTTGATGAAGCCGCTTTGGTTGCGGCGTTGAAATACGGCCAAATCGGCGGGGCAGGTTTTGACGTGTTAACACAAGAGCCGCCGCGCGACGGCAACCCTCTGCTGAAAGCTCGACTGCCCAACCTCATTGTCACGCCACACATTGCATGGGCAAGCCAAGAGGCCGCCAACCGTCTGTTTGACATCCTTGTGGACAACATCAACCGCTTCGTCGCAGGCAATCCGCAGAATCTGGTTTGA
- the gnd gene encoding decarboxylating NADP(+)-dependent phosphogluconate dehydrogenase → MKGDIGVIGLAVMGQNLILNMNDHGFKVVAYNRTTAKVDDFLNGAAKGTNIIGAYSLQDLVDKLEKPRKIMMMVRAGFVVDDFIEQLVPLLDQGDIIIDGGNANYPDSTRRTHELAAKGIRFIGAGVSGGEEGARHGPSIMPGGDEAAWPAVKPIFQAIAAKTPQGEPCCDWVGRDGAGHFVKMVHNGIEYGDMQLICEAYQFMKDGLGLSYDEMHRIFSEWNQTELDSYLIEITAAILGYKDENGEPLVEKILDTAGQKGTGKWTGINALDLGIPLTLISEAVFARCVSAFKDQRVQTGRLFGKTVTPVDGDKATWVEALRQALLASKIISYAQGFMLIREASENNDWALNYGNTALLWREGCIIRSAFLGNIRDAYEANPDLVFLGSDPYFKGVLENCLPAWRKVVAKAIECGIPMPCMASAITFLDGYTTERLPANLLQAQRDYFGAHTYERTDKPRGEFFHTNWTGKGGDTASTTYDI, encoded by the coding sequence ATGAAAGGCGATATCGGCGTCATCGGCTTGGCCGTTATGGGTCAAAATTTGATTTTGAATATGAACGATCACGGTTTCAAAGTCGTGGCGTACAACCGGACCACTGCTAAAGTAGACGATTTTCTCAACGGCGCAGCCAAAGGCACCAACATTATCGGTGCCTATTCATTGCAAGATTTAGTAGATAAACTGGAAAAACCGCGCAAAATCATGATGATGGTACGCGCAGGTTTTGTCGTGGACGATTTTATCGAGCAACTTGTCCCGCTTTTGGATCAAGGCGACATTATTATTGACGGCGGCAACGCCAACTATCCCGATTCCACCCGCCGCACGCACGAGCTGGCGGCAAAAGGCATCCGCTTTATCGGCGCGGGCGTTTCCGGCGGCGAAGAAGGCGCGCGTCACGGCCCGTCCATCATGCCCGGCGGCGACGAAGCCGCATGGCCTGCCGTCAAACCCATCTTCCAAGCCATTGCCGCCAAAACCCCGCAAGGCGAACCCTGCTGCGACTGGGTCGGCCGCGACGGCGCGGGCCATTTCGTCAAAATGGTGCACAACGGCATCGAATACGGCGATATGCAGTTGATTTGCGAAGCCTACCAATTCATGAAAGACGGCTTGGGTCTGAGCTACGACGAAATGCACCGCATTTTCAGCGAATGGAACCAAACCGAGCTGGATTCCTACCTGATCGAAATCACCGCCGCGATTTTGGGCTATAAAGACGAAAACGGCGAACCTTTGGTCGAAAAAATCCTCGATACCGCCGGACAAAAAGGCACAGGCAAATGGACCGGCATCAACGCCCTCGATTTGGGCATCCCGCTGACGCTGATTTCCGAAGCCGTATTCGCCCGCTGTGTGTCCGCGTTCAAAGACCAACGCGTTCAAACCGGCCGCTTGTTCGGCAAAACCGTTACCCCCGTTGACGGCGACAAGGCCACATGGGTCGAAGCCCTGCGCCAAGCGTTGTTGGCATCCAAAATCATCTCCTACGCACAAGGCTTCATGCTCATCCGCGAAGCCAGCGAAAACAACGATTGGGCATTGAACTACGGCAACACCGCCCTTCTGTGGCGCGAAGGCTGCATCATCCGCAGCGCGTTCTTGGGCAACATCCGCGACGCATACGAAGCCAATCCCGATTTAGTGTTCTTGGGTTCCGATCCCTATTTCAAAGGCGTATTGGAAAACTGCCTGCCCGCATGGCGCAAAGTTGTCGCCAAAGCCATCGAATGCGGTATCCCTATGCCCTGCATGGCTTCCGCGATTACCTTCCTCGACGGCTACACTACCGAACGCCTGCCCGCCAACCTGCTGCAAGCCCAACGTGACTACTTCGGCGCGCACACCTACGAGCGCACCGACAAACCGCGCGGCGAGTTCTTCCACACCAACTGGACAGGCAAAGGCGGCGATACCGCATCGACCACTTACGATATTTGA
- the ggt gene encoding gamma-glutamyltransferase encodes MKFSFGLNLSAVLVLAACAHQPMQKPDAAPVPTAVDNHAPEQGTGLTEQKLIRAKHYMAASANPLATEAGYEVLKRGGSAIDAMIAMQTTLGLTEPQSSGLGGGAFLVYWDNKAKKLTTFDARETAPKAATPALFLDENGKPMGFMNAVVGGRSVGVPGIPKLLEDVHKRYGKLPWASLFDKPIALAEQGFSVSPRMAKSIEQNLEPLQRYPQTAAYFLPDGKPLAAGTVLKNPEFARSVRLLAEKGSAPFYQGVQAQNIVRAVTGAVDNPGKISMADLKNYRVIEREPVCAPYREYEVCGMGAPSSGAIALGEILGVLQNQNMKALGAENIHSWRWIGDASRIAFADRDYYVGDPAFVNVPTRALISQAYLKPRAEEIRQSDKALENIQAGKFGKAYAQGMAVELPSTSHLVVVDKDGNVVSMTTSIENAFGSGLMANGYLLNNELTDFAFNPVGADGKTVANSVAGGKRPRSSMAPTIVMKGGKPYLAVGSPGGSRIIGFVAKTLVAHIDWGMDIQAAISLPNMLNRGSQYEIEEKTAAADKAAALEKLGYKVQIRDLNSGVQGIVIGKDGLLGGADPRREGKVMGD; translated from the coding sequence ATGAAATTTTCCTTTGGCTTAAACCTGTCGGCTGTTTTGGTTTTGGCAGCGTGCGCGCACCAGCCGATGCAGAAACCTGATGCCGCGCCTGTGCCGACGGCTGTGGATAACCATGCGCCGGAACAAGGGACGGGGCTGACCGAGCAGAAATTGATCCGCGCCAAGCATTATATGGCGGCGTCTGCCAATCCGTTGGCGACTGAGGCGGGATACGAGGTTTTGAAACGCGGCGGCAGCGCGATAGATGCGATGATCGCCATGCAGACCACGCTGGGACTGACCGAGCCGCAGTCTTCCGGTTTGGGCGGCGGTGCGTTTTTGGTGTATTGGGACAATAAGGCGAAAAAACTGACGACGTTTGATGCCCGAGAAACGGCGCCGAAAGCGGCAACGCCGGCGCTTTTCTTGGATGAAAACGGCAAGCCGATGGGCTTTATGAACGCAGTGGTCGGCGGCCGTTCGGTCGGTGTGCCGGGGATTCCGAAGCTGCTGGAAGATGTCCACAAGCGTTACGGCAAATTGCCGTGGGCAAGCCTGTTTGACAAACCGATTGCTTTGGCGGAACAAGGCTTTAGCGTTTCACCGCGTATGGCGAAATCCATCGAGCAGAATTTGGAGCCTTTGCAACGTTATCCGCAAACCGCCGCGTATTTCCTGCCCGACGGCAAACCTTTGGCAGCGGGAACGGTGTTGAAAAACCCTGAATTTGCCCGCTCCGTACGCCTGTTGGCGGAAAAAGGCAGCGCGCCGTTTTATCAGGGGGTGCAGGCGCAGAATATTGTCCGTGCCGTTACCGGTGCTGTGGATAACCCCGGCAAAATCAGCATGGCGGATTTGAAAAACTACCGCGTTATCGAGCGCGAACCGGTTTGCGCGCCGTATCGTGAATACGAAGTCTGCGGTATGGGTGCGCCAAGTTCGGGCGCGATTGCTTTGGGCGAGATTTTGGGCGTCCTGCAAAATCAGAATATGAAGGCATTAGGCGCGGAAAATATCCACAGTTGGCGCTGGATAGGCGATGCGTCGCGGATTGCGTTTGCCGACCGTGATTATTACGTCGGCGATCCCGCGTTTGTCAACGTCCCGACCCGCGCCCTGATTTCTCAGGCTTACTTGAAACCGCGTGCCGAAGAAATCCGCCAATCCGACAAGGCGTTGGAAAACATTCAGGCAGGCAAGTTCGGCAAGGCATACGCGCAGGGTATGGCGGTAGAGCTGCCGTCCACCAGCCATTTGGTGGTTGTGGATAAAGACGGCAACGTCGTGTCGATGACGACTTCGATTGAAAACGCGTTCGGCTCGGGGCTGATGGCAAACGGCTATCTGCTCAACAATGAATTGACCGATTTTGCTTTCAACCCTGTCGGCGCGGACGGTAAAACGGTGGCAAACAGCGTGGCGGGCGGCAAACGGCCGCGTTCTTCGATGGCGCCGACCATTGTGATGAAAGGCGGTAAGCCTTATTTGGCAGTCGGTTCGCCCGGCGGCAGCCGCATCATCGGTTTCGTTGCCAAAACGCTGGTGGCACATATCGATTGGGGTATGGACATTCAGGCGGCAATCTCCCTGCCGAATATGCTCAATCGCGGCAGCCAGTATGAAATCGAGGAAAAAACCGCGGCGGCGGACAAAGCGGCAGCATTGGAAAAACTGGGCTACAAAGTCCAAATCCGCGATTTGAATTCCGGCGTACAAGGCATTGTGATCGGCAAAGACGGTTTGCTCGGCGGTGCCGACCCGCGCCGCGAAGGCAAAGTCATGGGCGATTGA
- the tsaA gene encoding tRNA (N6-threonylcarbamoyladenosine(37)-N6)-methyltransferase TrmO has translation MTYTIVPIATARSPYKQKFGVARQPGLVPAAEVCIELNPEFTADSVRGLEHFDYVWVSFIFHGVLDEGWAQMVRPPRLGGKQKMGVFATRSPHRPNHLGLSLLKLERIETGKPVRLYCSGADLLDGTPIVDIKPYIPFVESKPDASSGFVSGKPEELEVVWLENIGAENLSESTQNLISQSIAQDPRPAYQNIPERIYVMNIEDYEVRFQIEGNRATVIGISVV, from the coding sequence ATGACTTACACCATCGTCCCCATCGCCACCGCCCGCTCGCCCTACAAACAGAAATTCGGCGTCGCCCGCCAGCCCGGTTTGGTACCTGCCGCAGAAGTCTGCATCGAGCTGAATCCCGAATTTACCGCAGACAGCGTACGCGGATTGGAACATTTCGATTATGTGTGGGTAAGTTTTATTTTTCATGGCGTTTTGGATGAAGGCTGGGCGCAAATGGTGCGCCCGCCACGGCTCGGCGGCAAACAAAAAATGGGCGTATTCGCCACGCGCAGCCCCCACCGCCCCAATCATCTCGGACTGTCGCTCTTAAAACTTGAACGCATCGAAACCGGCAAACCCGTCCGCCTCTATTGCAGCGGTGCAGACCTGTTGGACGGCACACCGATTGTCGACATCAAACCCTACATCCCCTTTGTCGAATCCAAACCCGACGCCTCATCCGGCTTCGTCAGCGGCAAACCCGAAGAGCTTGAAGTCGTATGGCTGGAAAACATCGGCGCCGAAAATTTATCTGAAAGCACCCAAAACCTGATCAGCCAAAGCATAGCCCAAGATCCCCGTCCCGCCTATCAGAATATTCCCGAACGGATTTACGTCATGAATATAGAGGATTATGAAGTCAGGTTTCAAATTGAGGGAAACCGCGCGACGGTTATTGGGATAAGCGTTGTTTAA
- a CDS encoding DUF2061 domain-containing protein, whose translation MIKTMTFAILHFATAFGVAYILTGSIGISSAVALVEPLANTVVFYFHEQAWRRYEKNIVD comes from the coding sequence ATGATTAAAACCATGACCTTTGCCATTTTACATTTCGCCACCGCGTTCGGCGTTGCCTATATTTTGACCGGCAGCATCGGCATCTCAAGCGCAGTCGCGCTGGTCGAGCCGCTTGCCAACACCGTCGTTTTCTATTTCCACGAACAGGCATGGCGACGTTACGAAAAAAATATAGTGGATTAA